A portion of the Thermoleophilaceae bacterium genome contains these proteins:
- a CDS encoding CoA pyrophosphatase has product MTTPAQLRELLLGPEEAAAMDAPGGRTDAAVLVPLYLDAGELHAVLTKRRADLRRHAGEISFPGGRPDFEGEELGLAALREADEEIGLAPEDVELVGALPPVGTFVTNYKIHPFVGVIRAGHAWVPQPTEVEVVLELSLPALVRGYEMQRLVRRGVPFKTPTYTVGDQFVWGATARVVEHLLERLGPLLET; this is encoded by the coding sequence TTGACCACGCCGGCGCAGCTGCGAGAGCTGCTCCTCGGCCCCGAGGAGGCCGCGGCGATGGACGCCCCCGGCGGGCGCACCGACGCCGCCGTGCTGGTGCCCCTCTATCTGGACGCCGGCGAGCTGCACGCCGTCCTCACCAAGCGCCGGGCCGACCTGCGCCGCCACGCCGGCGAGATCTCATTCCCCGGCGGCCGCCCGGACTTCGAGGGCGAGGAGCTCGGGCTGGCGGCGCTGCGCGAGGCGGACGAGGAGATCGGGCTTGCGCCGGAGGACGTGGAGCTGGTGGGCGCGCTGCCGCCCGTGGGCACCTTCGTCACCAACTACAAGATCCACCCGTTCGTGGGCGTCATCCGCGCCGGTCACGCCTGGGTCCCGCAGCCCACGGAGGTCGAGGTCGTGCTCGAGCTCTCACTGCCCGCGCTGGTGCGCGGCTACGAGATGCAGCGCCTGGTGCGCCGCGGGGTGCCGTTCAAGACCCCCACCTACACGGTGGGCGACCAGTTCGTGTGGGGAGCCACGGCCCGCGTCGTCGAGCATCTGCTCGAGCGACTCGGGCCGCTGCTCGAAACCTGA
- a CDS encoding acyl-CoA dehydrogenase family protein, which produces MIDFELTDEQRLIRETARDFTDNEIVPVARDNDRNERFDTELVKKIADMGYLGAIVAEEYGGRGLDYRTYGIIVEEIGRGDSSARTVVSVQTSLVCSSIERWGTEEQKHEWLPKLCSGEALGCFGLTEPDTGSDAANLATRATKVDGGWKISGGKQWISMGNYAQLAMVFAQTDPELAHRGLACFLVPTESDGFSASSIHGKLGLRASDTAELSLDGVEVPEEAMLGKVGDGFKVAMSALDSGRFSVASGCVGICKGCVDASVSYSKERVQFGKPIASFQLVQEMIADMVVQTEASRALVWRAGWLKDTKQPNTTETSIAKLYATEAAVACSNTAIQVHGGSGYVDDYPVERYLRDARVTTLYEGTSQIQKLIIGRAATGINAMV; this is translated from the coding sequence ATGATCGACTTCGAGCTGACCGACGAGCAGCGCCTCATCCGCGAGACCGCCCGCGACTTCACCGACAACGAGATCGTGCCCGTCGCGCGGGACAACGACCGCAACGAGCGCTTCGACACCGAGCTCGTGAAGAAGATCGCCGACATGGGCTACCTCGGGGCGATCGTCGCCGAGGAGTACGGGGGGCGCGGGCTGGACTACCGAACCTACGGGATCATCGTGGAGGAGATCGGGCGCGGCGACTCCTCCGCGCGCACCGTCGTGTCGGTGCAGACCTCGCTCGTGTGCTCCTCGATCGAGCGCTGGGGCACCGAGGAGCAGAAGCACGAGTGGCTGCCCAAGCTCTGCTCGGGCGAGGCGCTGGGCTGCTTCGGGCTCACCGAGCCCGACACCGGCTCGGACGCCGCCAACCTCGCCACGCGCGCGACGAAGGTCGACGGCGGCTGGAAGATCAGCGGCGGCAAGCAGTGGATCTCGATGGGCAACTACGCCCAGCTCGCGATGGTCTTCGCCCAGACCGACCCGGAGCTGGCCCACCGCGGGCTGGCGTGCTTCCTCGTCCCCACCGAGTCCGACGGCTTCTCCGCCAGCTCCATCCACGGCAAGCTCGGGCTGCGGGCGTCCGACACGGCCGAGCTCTCGCTCGACGGCGTGGAGGTTCCCGAGGAGGCCATGCTCGGCAAGGTGGGCGACGGCTTCAAGGTCGCGATGTCGGCACTGGACTCGGGGCGCTTCAGCGTGGCGTCCGGCTGCGTGGGCATCTGCAAGGGCTGTGTGGACGCGTCGGTGAGCTACTCCAAGGAGCGGGTGCAGTTCGGCAAGCCGATCGCCTCCTTCCAGCTCGTCCAGGAGATGATCGCCGACATGGTGGTGCAGACCGAGGCTTCGCGGGCGCTCGTCTGGCGCGCCGGCTGGCTGAAGGACACGAAGCAGCCCAACACCACCGAGACATCGATCGCGAAGCTCTACGCCACCGAGGCTGCCGTGGCCTGCTCGAACACCGCGATCCAGGTGCACGGCGGCTCGGGCTACGTGGACGACTACCCGGTGGAGCGCTACCTGCGTGACGCGCGCGTGACGACCCTGTACGAGGGCACGTCGCAGATCCAGAAGCTCATCATCGGGCGCGCGGCCACCGGCATCAACGCGATGGTGTGA
- a CDS encoding OsmC family protein encodes MRAVSRRLDALRNEVQVRTHELVADEPVEEGGEDAGPSPQELLAASLASCTAITMEMYAKRKGWEIGEVVVDVDYEPAQRGSVTKFDMVIRLPKELPDEQRERLLQIAAKCPVHRTLEGEVMFEERLELG; translated from the coding sequence ATGAGGGCCGTCTCGCGGCGCCTGGACGCCCTGCGCAACGAGGTGCAGGTCCGCACGCACGAGCTGGTGGCCGACGAGCCCGTGGAGGAGGGCGGCGAGGACGCCGGCCCCAGTCCGCAGGAGCTGCTCGCGGCCAGCCTCGCGTCGTGCACGGCGATCACGATGGAGATGTACGCGAAGCGCAAGGGCTGGGAGATCGGCGAGGTCGTGGTGGACGTGGACTACGAGCCCGCCCAGCGCGGATCGGTCACGAAGTTCGACATGGTCATCCGGCTCCCCAAGGAGCTGCCCGACGAGCAGCGCGAGCGACTCCTGCAGATCGCCGCCAAGTGCCCGGTGCACCGCACGCTCGAGGGCGAGGTCATGTTCGAGGAGCGCCTCGAGCTGGGTTGA
- a CDS encoding NAD(P)H-binding protein has translation MARILVVGCGCRGRALASALAEDGHAVRGTTRDHSCLGEVEAAGADAVVADPDRLGTLLPAIEGVSALCWLMGTADANADALHGPRLASLVEMLVDTHVRGVVYEAAGSVPPELVAGGAEIVRRAGATYGMPVEIVEADPAGHERWLSAMRSAVSRLFAG, from the coding sequence ATGGCGCGGATCCTCGTCGTGGGCTGCGGCTGCCGCGGGCGGGCCCTGGCGTCGGCGCTGGCCGAGGACGGCCATGCCGTGCGCGGCACCACGCGCGACCACTCTTGCCTGGGGGAGGTCGAGGCCGCCGGAGCGGACGCGGTCGTCGCCGACCCCGACCGCCTCGGCACCCTGCTCCCCGCGATCGAGGGCGTCAGCGCGCTCTGCTGGCTTATGGGCACGGCGGATGCGAACGCCGACGCGCTGCACGGGCCCCGGCTCGCCTCGCTGGTGGAGATGCTGGTGGACACCCACGTGCGTGGCGTGGTCTACGAGGCGGCGGGCAGCGTGCCGCCCGAGCTGGTGGCCGGCGGGGCGGAGATCGTGCGCCGCGCCGGCGCGACGTACGGGATGCCGGTGGAGATCGTGGAGGCCGACCCGGCGGGGCACGAGAGGTGGCTCAGCGCGATGCGCTCCGCGGTGTCGCGCCTGTTCGCCGGTTAG
- a CDS encoding cob(I)yrinic acid a,c-diamide adenosyltransferase produces the protein MKIYTRKGDDGTTGLWYGGRVEKSSGRPEAYGAVDEAASALGVCRALAREDRELYGDLLRIQNELFVAGAELATAPQAAERLEPGVSKVAPDMVEWMESAIDRYMDRVELPPKFVIPGGNELSAQLDVARAALRRAERRVVELKIAGDLADEIVITYLNRASDCVYAMARHADDPDPELFEGRG, from the coding sequence GTGAAGATCTACACACGCAAGGGCGACGACGGCACCACGGGCCTGTGGTACGGCGGTCGCGTGGAGAAGTCGAGCGGGCGGCCGGAGGCCTACGGCGCCGTGGACGAGGCGGCGTCCGCCCTCGGGGTGTGCCGCGCGCTGGCGCGCGAGGACCGCGAGCTGTACGGCGACCTGCTCCGGATCCAGAACGAGCTGTTCGTGGCCGGCGCCGAGCTGGCAACCGCGCCGCAGGCCGCCGAGCGGCTGGAACCCGGTGTCTCGAAGGTCGCGCCGGACATGGTCGAGTGGATGGAGTCCGCGATCGACCGCTACATGGACCGGGTGGAGCTGCCCCCCAAGTTCGTGATCCCCGGCGGCAACGAGCTGTCCGCCCAGCTCGACGTGGCACGCGCCGCGCTGCGCCGCGCCGAGCGGCGGGTGGTGGAGCTCAAGATCGCGGGCGACCTCGCGGACGAGATCGTCATCACCTACCTCAACCGGGCATCGGACTGCGTCTATGCCATGGCGCGCCACGCCGACGACCCGGATCCCGAGCTGTTCGAGGGGCGCGGATGA
- a CDS encoding CAP domain-containing protein, which translates to MSVSRTGRAHLRLLAAALVAAALVPLAPAAADARVRTSGPATCASSSANPHAVAYTAVRSATLCLLNRERRKRGLRGLRYNRRLAKAAGRHAWDMVRKGYFAHDSQDGRDFVNRIMRTRYVRSRRGGWVLGENLAWGSGSRATPRSIVRAWMRSRGHRRNILNRRFREIGVAFVLRAPVRGQGRAATYVTEFGAR; encoded by the coding sequence ATGTCCGTCTCGCGCACAGGCCGGGCGCATCTGCGCCTGCTCGCGGCCGCGCTCGTCGCCGCCGCGCTCGTCCCGCTCGCCCCCGCGGCGGCGGACGCCAGGGTGCGCACGTCCGGGCCGGCGACCTGCGCCAGCTCGAGCGCCAACCCGCACGCGGTGGCCTACACGGCGGTGCGCAGCGCCACCCTCTGCCTACTCAACCGGGAGCGGCGCAAGCGCGGGCTGCGAGGCCTGCGCTACAACCGCCGTCTGGCGAAGGCGGCGGGCCGGCATGCGTGGGACATGGTGCGCAAGGGCTACTTCGCTCACGACTCGCAGGACGGCCGCGACTTCGTGAACCGGATCATGCGCACGCGCTACGTGCGCAGCCGCCGCGGCGGCTGGGTGCTCGGCGAGAACCTGGCCTGGGGCAGCGGCAGCCGCGCCACTCCGCGCTCGATCGTGCGCGCCTGGATGCGCAGCCGGGGACACCGCCGCAACATCCTCAACCGGCGCTTCCGCGAGATCGGAGTCGCGTTCGTGCTGCGCGCGCCCGTGCGCGGCCAGGGCCGCGCGGCGACCTACGTGACCGAGTTCGGCGCGCGCTGA
- a CDS encoding DUF1015 domain-containing protein, whose product MARIEPLRALHYDLRSVGSLDAVAAPPYDVIDGELRARLAARSPFNVVEIDLPQGNGGDPYLHAQTMMEAWRQQGVLVRDREPAVWALTQEFTGPDGNAYTRRGFFARVRVEDYGPGRIRPHERTHPGPKEDRLNLTRATRANLSPIFSLFSDPAGAAWSALEPATAGEPFGTTTDLDGTRNALWRVQEPDAVGAVQGALAEAELLIADGHHRYETARVYAEEVGGEGEHSWVLMFLCALQDPGLTVFPTHRLLTDLKDSERQERLRDVARESFDVEEIETAALEPGPDEPGVCLGYMDAHHKQAYRLRLKDASIAGAALPGHSEPYRRLDTAVLEAIVLRGALGMTDHDIDEKRGLDYSKDFADALDAVRSGRCDAAFFMRATPIEQVRAVAEAGESMPPKSTYFFPKIPTGLVFNVLE is encoded by the coding sequence ATGGCCCGGATCGAACCGCTTCGCGCGCTCCACTACGACCTCCGCAGCGTCGGCTCCCTGGACGCCGTGGCCGCGCCGCCCTATGACGTGATCGACGGCGAGCTGCGGGCGCGCCTCGCGGCCAGGAGTCCGTTCAACGTCGTGGAGATAGACCTGCCCCAGGGCAACGGCGGCGACCCCTACCTGCACGCCCAGACCATGATGGAGGCGTGGCGCCAGCAGGGCGTGCTCGTGCGCGACCGCGAGCCGGCCGTGTGGGCGCTCACCCAGGAGTTCACCGGGCCCGACGGCAACGCCTACACGCGCCGCGGCTTCTTCGCGCGCGTGCGCGTGGAGGACTACGGGCCCGGCCGGATCCGCCCGCACGAGCGCACGCATCCCGGCCCCAAGGAGGACCGGCTCAACCTCACACGGGCCACGCGCGCCAACCTCTCCCCCATCTTCAGCCTGTTCTCGGACCCGGCCGGAGCCGCATGGAGCGCGCTCGAGCCGGCCACCGCGGGCGAGCCCTTCGGCACCACCACCGACCTCGACGGCACGCGCAACGCGCTCTGGCGGGTGCAGGAGCCGGACGCCGTCGGGGCGGTGCAGGGCGCGCTGGCCGAGGCCGAGCTGCTCATCGCCGACGGCCACCACCGCTACGAGACCGCGCGCGTGTATGCCGAGGAGGTGGGCGGCGAGGGCGAGCACTCGTGGGTGCTGATGTTCCTCTGCGCCCTCCAGGACCCGGGCCTCACCGTCTTCCCCACGCACCGCCTGCTCACCGACCTCAAGGACTCCGAGCGGCAGGAGCGGCTGCGCGACGTGGCGCGCGAGAGCTTCGATGTCGAGGAGATCGAGACCGCCGCGCTCGAGCCCGGGCCGGACGAGCCGGGCGTGTGCCTCGGCTACATGGATGCCCACCACAAGCAGGCGTATCGCCTGCGGCTCAAGGACGCATCGATCGCCGGCGCCGCGCTGCCGGGGCACTCCGAGCCCTACCGCCGTCTCGACACCGCCGTGCTCGAGGCCATCGTGCTGCGCGGCGCGCTCGGCATGACCGACCACGACATCGACGAGAAGCGCGGGCTCGACTACTCCAAGGACTTCGCCGACGCGCTGGACGCCGTGCGGAGCGGCCGCTGCGACGCGGCGTTCTTCATGCGCGCCACGCCAATCGAGCAGGTGCGGGCGGTGGCGGAGGCGGGCGAGTCCATGCCGCCCAAGTCCACCTACTTCTTCCCCAAGATCCCGACCGGGCTGGTGTTCAATGTCCTCGAGTAG
- a CDS encoding sulfurtransferase has protein sequence MEVRRVAGYAKDVLVDTQWVQDHLEDDSVRIVEVDENPGLYEEAHIPGAIGFDWQKDLQDQVKRDFLGPEDFGALFGSRGISNEHTIVLYGDRNNWFAAYTYWYLKYYGHNNVKLMNGPREKWIAEDRPTSTDVPGYPEAGFAAQPGDDAIRAKRDEVRAALDSSIKLVDVRSPQEFSGELISMPGYESEGAQRSGHIPGAASIPWAQAVADDGTFKTAEELEDLYGGKGVLNGGEIIAYCRIGERSAHTWFVLHELLGKDSVKNYDGSWTEWGNLVDVPIERDV, from the coding sequence GTGGAGGTGAGGCGAGTGGCGGGCTACGCCAAGGACGTGCTGGTGGACACCCAGTGGGTGCAGGACCATCTCGAGGACGACTCCGTACGCATCGTGGAGGTGGACGAGAACCCCGGGCTCTACGAGGAGGCGCACATCCCGGGCGCGATCGGCTTCGACTGGCAGAAGGACCTGCAGGACCAGGTCAAGCGCGACTTCCTCGGGCCGGAGGACTTCGGCGCGCTGTTCGGCAGCCGCGGCATCTCCAACGAGCACACGATCGTGCTCTACGGCGACCGCAACAACTGGTTCGCGGCGTACACCTACTGGTACCTCAAGTACTACGGGCACAACAACGTGAAGCTGATGAACGGCCCGCGCGAGAAGTGGATCGCCGAGGACCGGCCCACGTCCACCGACGTGCCCGGCTACCCCGAGGCAGGCTTCGCCGCCCAGCCGGGCGACGACGCCATCCGCGCCAAGCGCGACGAGGTCCGCGCGGCGCTCGACTCCTCCATCAAGCTCGTGGACGTGCGCTCCCCCCAGGAGTTCTCCGGTGAGCTGATCTCCATGCCCGGCTACGAGAGCGAGGGCGCCCAGCGCTCCGGCCACATTCCGGGCGCCGCATCCATCCCGTGGGCCCAGGCCGTCGCCGACGACGGGACCTTCAAGACCGCCGAGGAGCTCGAGGATCTGTACGGCGGGAAGGGCGTGCTCAACGGCGGCGAGATAATCGCCTACTGCCGGATCGGCGAGCGCTCGGCGCACACCTGGTTCGTGCTCCACGAGCTGCTCGGCAAGGACAGCGTCAAGAACTACGACGGCTCCTGGACCGAGTGGGGCAACCTCGTGGACGTGCCGATCGAGCGAGACGTCTGA
- a CDS encoding enoyl-CoA hydratase-related protein yields MSEPLVLAELGADGVALARLNRPDARNALSPELMEELAAVVEAWDSEPKCRCIVIAGGEDWFAAGADIKAMRDRTFAEALSTPTARFWPRLASCRTPLVAAVSGYALGGGCELALLCDMIVAAEGAEVGQPEIMLGIIPGGGATQRLTRVMGKQRAMELVLTGRRVSAAEAHGLGIVNQVAKAGEWLAGALELGRVVARRPPVAVRLGKQAVLAADETAMTAGLAQERRLYELSMATEDRVEGMTAFIEKRDPRFEGR; encoded by the coding sequence ATGAGCGAGCCGCTCGTGCTCGCCGAGCTTGGCGCCGACGGCGTCGCCCTGGCCCGGCTCAACCGCCCCGACGCGCGCAATGCCCTCTCCCCCGAGCTCATGGAGGAGCTCGCGGCGGTGGTGGAGGCCTGGGACTCAGAGCCCAAGTGCCGCTGCATCGTGATCGCCGGCGGGGAGGACTGGTTCGCCGCGGGCGCCGACATCAAGGCCATGCGCGACCGCACCTTCGCCGAGGCGCTCTCCACCCCCACCGCACGCTTCTGGCCACGGCTGGCCTCCTGCCGCACGCCGCTGGTGGCGGCCGTGTCCGGCTACGCGCTGGGCGGCGGCTGCGAGCTGGCGCTGCTGTGCGACATGATCGTCGCGGCCGAGGGCGCGGAGGTCGGCCAGCCCGAGATCATGCTGGGCATTATCCCCGGGGGCGGGGCGACGCAGCGGCTGACGCGGGTGATGGGCAAGCAGCGTGCGATGGAGCTGGTGCTCACCGGCCGCCGGGTGAGCGCCGCCGAGGCGCACGGGCTGGGGATCGTGAACCAGGTGGCGAAGGCCGGCGAGTGGCTGGCGGGAGCGCTCGAGCTGGGCCGCGTGGTGGCTCGCCGCCCGCCGGTCGCGGTGCGGCTGGGCAAGCAGGCCGTGCTCGCCGCCGACGAGACGGCGATGACGGCGGGCCTCGCGCAGGAGCGGCGCCTGTACGAGCTCTCGATGGCCACCGAGGACCGGGTCGAGGGCATGACGGCGTTCATCGAGAAGCGCGACCCGCGCTTCGAGGGCCGCTAG
- a CDS encoding zf-HC2 domain-containing protein translates to MTPALRPVPFRPPGPVDAEQAARHVEGALPELDEGARRALALVEVAGRPRDVVAAELSLGADALADALHRGRKALRRSVFPLSSTGWCERAERLLSDHLDGALAPPGPARLDAHLRHCGRCVEHERRLAQARDGLVRGYADLHGPPEREAMVEKEPPAPSPPPPALRIVPDAGLPAVAEPPARAEPILLPPAEPEPEAAVLPEVEPPRTPLEAPPHDGRVVVGIGSQGSRLWSALHMAAIALAVLTVLLTVLAATGAVERVF, encoded by the coding sequence ATGACTCCCGCCCTCCGCCCCGTCCCGTTCCGCCCACCCGGCCCGGTGGATGCGGAGCAGGCGGCGCGGCACGTCGAGGGCGCGCTGCCGGAGCTCGACGAGGGCGCACGACGGGCCCTCGCGCTCGTGGAGGTGGCCGGCCGGCCGCGTGACGTCGTGGCCGCCGAGCTGTCGCTGGGTGCAGACGCTCTGGCGGACGCGCTCCACCGCGGGCGCAAGGCGCTGCGGCGTTCGGTCTTCCCACTGTCGTCCACCGGCTGGTGCGAGCGGGCCGAGCGCCTGCTGTCCGACCACCTCGACGGCGCCCTCGCGCCGCCGGGCCCCGCGCGCCTGGACGCACACCTGCGCCACTGCGGGCGCTGCGTGGAGCACGAGCGCCGGCTGGCGCAGGCGCGCGATGGCCTGGTGCGTGGGTACGCCGACCTGCACGGGCCTCCGGAGCGCGAGGCCATGGTGGAGAAAGAGCCGCCGGCGCCCTCGCCCCCGCCGCCCGCGCTGCGCATAGTGCCCGACGCCGGGCTGCCCGCGGTTGCGGAGCCGCCTGCCCGCGCAGAGCCGATCCTGCTGCCACCGGCGGAGCCAGAGCCCGAGGCGGCGGTGCTGCCCGAGGTCGAGCCGCCAAGAACGCCCCTCGAGGCGCCGCCGCACGACGGGCGCGTGGTGGTCGGGATCGGCTCGCAGGGCAGCCGGCTGTGGAGCGCGCTGCACATGGCGGCGATAGCGCTCGCCGTGCTTACCGTCCTCCTTACCGTGCTCGCGGCCACCGGCGCGGTCGAGCGGGTCTTCTAG